One window from the genome of Hoplias malabaricus isolate fHopMal1 chromosome 18, fHopMal1.hap1, whole genome shotgun sequence encodes:
- the LOC136674422 gene encoding trace amine-associated receptor 13c-like → MNITELQQNITIQYCFADISSSCRKEVRTGPAYMFLFIILSCISLCTVFLNLLVIISISHFKQLHTPTNMLILSLAVADLIVGMFLMPVKIMELADSCWYLGQVGCYVFPVINGLSLSTSLCSLIFIAVDRYIAVSDPLLYSTRISVCKMYVLIVVGWSFCLWYNIIYLYFNDHFFQSQINCYGECVLFIKYYWVIVDLVICFLTPCSIIIILYSSIFKIARRQAKAVRAVAVSKCQGDKVSKLSETKAAKTLGIVIFVYFTCWIPFYISSLSFESVTSVSVVWTVFGWLLYINSSVNPLIYAIFYSWFRESVKYIVSCRIFESSSSRFNLFPEHM, encoded by the coding sequence ATGAACATTACAGAGCTTCAGCAAAACATAACTATCCAGTACTGCTTTGCCGACATCAGCTCATCTTGCAGAAAGGAGGTCCGAACAGGCCCTGCTTATATGTTTCTGTTCAttattctctcatgtatatcttTGTGCACTGTGTtcctgaacctgctggtgatcatctccatctctcatttcaagcagctccacactcctaCCAACATGCttatcctctctctggctgtggctgatcttaTAGTCGGAATGTTTCTAATGCCTGTGAAAATAATGGAACTTGCTGACTCTTGCTGGTACCTTGGACAAGTGGGGTGCTATGTTTTTCCTGTAATCAATGGCCTCTCATTGTCTACATCTCTCTGTAGCCTCATTTTCATTGCTGTTGATCGGTACATTGCTGTGAGTGATCCACTACTTTATTCCACCAGAATCtcagtgtgtaaaatgtatgtGCTTATAGTTGTAGGCTGGTCTTTCTGTTTATGGTATAATATCATTTACCTGTACTTTAATGACCATTTCTTCCAATCTCAGATAAATTGTTATGGAGAGTGTGTCTTGTTCATAAAATACTACTGGGTCATTGTTGACCTGGTCATTTGTTTCCTAACCCCTTGctctattataataatattatactccagcatttttaaaattgcaAGACGTCAAGCCAAAGCTGTCAGAGCTGTGGCTGTGTCAAAGTGTCAAGGAGACAAAGTCTCAAAGTTGTCTGAAACCAAAGCAGCAAAAACACTAGGaattgtgatttttgtttacttCACTTGCTGGATACCATTTTATATAAGTTCTCTGTCATTTGAAAGTGTCACGTCTGTGTCTGTTGTATGGACTGTGTTTGGCTGGTTGCTGTACATTAACTCCTCTGTGAACCCACTAATTTATGCAATTTTTTATTCATGGTTCAGGGAGTCagttaaatatattgtaagctgtagaatatttgaatcatcatcttcaaggtTTAATCTCTTTCCTGAACATATGTAa
- the LOC136674284 gene encoding trace amine-associated receptor 6-like, with amino-acid sequence MNITGLQQNITVQYCFPDNNSSCRKEVRTGPAYIFLFILLSCISVFTVFLNLLVIISISHFKQLHTPTNLLILSLAVADFFVGLFLMPVKIMELFDSCWYFGKVGCYIFPIINGLSLSASVCSLIFIAVDRYIAVSDPLLYCTRISVCKMSVLIILGWTFSLFYNVMYLYFNDHFLQSRVRCYGECVFFVKYSWVIIDLVTVFATPFSIIIILYSIIFKIAIRQARAVRAVTNGVSKSQGEKVSNSSETKAAKKLGIVIFVFFTCWIPFYVSSLSVENVTSVSIVWTVFGWLTYVNSSVNPLIYAILYSWFRESTKFIVSCRIFRSSSSRLNLFPEHF; translated from the coding sequence ATGAATATCACTGGGCTTCAGCAGAACATCACAGTCCAGTACTGCTTTCCAGACAACAACTCATCTTGCAGAAAGGAGGTCCGAACAGGCCctgcttatatatttctgtttattcttctctcatgtatatctgtgttcactgtgtttctgaatctGCTGGTGattatctccatctctcacttcaagcagctccacactccaaccaacctgctcatcctctctctggctgtggctgattttTTTGTGGGACTGTTTCTAATGCCAGTGAAAATAATGGAACTCTTTGACTCTTGTTGGTACTTTGGAAAAGTGGGATGCTATATATTTCCAATAATCAATGGCCTCTCACTTTCAGCATCTGTATGTAGCCTCATTTTTATTGCAGTAGATCGGTACATTGCTGTCAGTGATCCTTTACTTTATTGCACCAGAATCTCAGTGTGTAAGATGTCAGTGCTCATAATTCTAGGCTGGACTTTCAGTTTATTTTATAATGTCATGTACTTGTACTTTAATGACCATTTTCTTCAGTCTAGGGTACGATGCTATGGAGAGTGTGTCTTTTTTGTAAAATACTCCTGGGTCATCATTGATTTGGTCACTGTTTTTGCAACCCCTTTCtctattataataattttatattcaaTCATATTTAAAATTGCGATACGTCAAGCCAGAGCTGTCAGAGCTGTGACCAATGGTGTCTCAAAGAGTCAAGGAGAAAAAGTCTCAAATTCGTCCGAAacaaaagcagcaaaaaaaCTGGGAattgtgatttttgttttcttcactTGCTGGATACCATTTTATGTAAGTTCTCTGTCAGTAGAAAATGTTACATCTGTGTCTATAGTGTGGACTGTGTTTGGCTGGTTGACATATGTGAACTCTTCCGTGAACCCACTAATTTATGCCATTTTATATTCATGGTTTAGAGAATCAACAAAGTTTATTGTAAGCTGTAGAATATTTCGATCTTCATCTTCAAGGTTAAATCTGTTTCCAGAACATTTCTAA
- the LOC136674423 gene encoding trace amine-associated receptor 13c-like, translating into MAHEENITIQYCFPDNNSSCRKEVQTGPAYIFIFILLSCISVCTVFLNLLVIISISHFKQLHTPTNLLILSLAVADLLVGLFLMPVKILGLADSCWYLGKVGCYISPIIIFLSTSASLFSLIFIAVDRYIAVSDPLLYSTRVSVCKMSVIIIIGWSGSLFYAIVLLYFNGHFFRSQVKCFGECVLYIKQSWVIVDLVIVFVTPCSLIILLYSIIFKIARRQAKAVRAVSNGVSKGESDKVLNTSETKAAKTLGIVIFVYLTCWIPYFISALTVENITSVSIVWIVSAWLIYINSSMNPLIYAILYSWFRESVRCILSCRIFESSSSRINLFLEHF; encoded by the coding sequence ATGGCACATGAGGAAAATATCACAATTCagtactgctttcctgacaacAACTCATCTTGCAGAAAAGAGGTCCAAACAGGCCCtgcgtatatatttattttcattcttctctcatgtatatctgtgtgcactgtatttctgaacctgctggtgatcatctccatctctcacttcaaacagctccacactccaaccaacctgctcatcctatctctggctgtggctgatctaCTTGTGGGACTTTTTCTAATGCCAGTGAAAATACTGGGACTTGCTGACTCTTGTTGGTACCTTGGAAAAGTGGGAtgctatatttctccaataatCATTTTCCTCTCTACGTCAGCATCTCTCTTTAGCCTCATTTTCATAGCAGTAGATCGATACATTGCTGTCAGTGACCCTCTACTTTATTCCACTAGAGTCTCAGTGTGTAAAATGTCTGTCATCATAATCATAGGCTGGTCGGGCAGTCTATTTTATGCCATTGTTCTCCTGTACTTTAATGGCCATTTCTTTCGGTCTCAGGTAAAATGCTTTGGAGagtgtgtattatatataaaacaatccTGGGTCATTGTTGATCTGGTCATTGTTTTTGTTACCCCTTGCTCTCTTATAATACTATTATActccattatttttaaaattgccAGACGTCAAGCCAAAGCAGTCAGGGCTGTGAGTAATGGTGTCTCAAAGGGTGAAAGTGACAAAGTCTTAAATACTTCTGAAACCAAAGCAGCAAAAACACTGGGaattgtgatttttgtttaccTCACATGCTGGATACCATATTTCATAAGTGCTCTGACAGTTGAAAATATTACTTCTGTGTCTATTGTTTGGATTGTGTCTGCCTGGCTAATATACATAAACTCCTCCATGAACCCCCTGATTTATGCCATTctctattcatggttcagggAATCAGTTAGGTGTATTTTAAGCTGTAGAATATTTGAATCCTCATCTTCAAGGATTAATCTTTTTTTAGAACATTTCTAA
- the LOC136674288 gene encoding trace amine-associated receptor 13c-like, protein MNITVLQQNITVQYCFPDHNSSCRRMVKTGHAYIFLIVVLSCISVCTVFLNLLVIISISHFKQLHTPANLPILSLAMADLFVGLFVMPVKILQIADSCWYLGKVWCTIYPIINFLFVSASLCSLIFIAVDRYIAVSDPLHYSTRISVCKMSLIIILGWSFSLFYNIIYLHFNDHFLQSRRGCYGECIIFSKHSWIIADLVIIFVTPCSVIIISYSIILKIARHQVKVVRAMTNGVTNSSETKAAKTMGIVIFVYLACWIPFYINSLLADSSTSVSIVWTMFAWLMNINSSVNPLIYAIFYSWFRESVKYIITCRIFEFSSSRINLFPEHF, encoded by the coding sequence ATGAATATTACAGTGCTTCAGCAGAACATCACAGTCCAGTACTGCTTTCCTGACCACAACTCATCTTGCAGAAGGATGGTCAAAACAGGCCATGCTTATATATTTTTGATTGTTGTTCTCTCGTgcatatctgtgtgcactgtgtttctgaacctgctggtgatcatctccatctctcatttcaaacagctccacactccagcCAACCTGCCCATTCTCTCTCTGGCCATGGCAGATTTATTTGTGGGACTGTTTGTAATGCCTGTGAAAATACTTCAAATTGCTGACTCTTGTTGGTATCTTGGAAAAGTGTGGTGCACTATTTATCCAATAATTAATTTCCTCTTTGTGTCAGCATCTCTCTGTAGCCTCATTTTCATTGCAGTAGATCGGTACATTGCTGTCAGTGATCCTCTACATTATTCCACCAGAATCTCAGTGTGTAAAATGTCTTTAATTATAATTCTAGGCTGGTCTTTCAGccttttttataatattatctACTTGCACTTTAATGACCATTTCCTTCAGTCTAGGAGAGGATGCTATGGAGAGTGCATCATTTTCTCAAAACACTCATGGATTATTGCTGACCTGGTCATTATTTTTGTAACCCCTTGCTCTGTAATAATAATCTCATATTCCATCATTCTGAAAATTGCAAGACATCAAGTCAAAGTTGTCAGGGCTATGACTAATGGTGTCACAAATTCATCTGAAACCAAAGCTGCAAAAACTATGGGAATAGTGATATTTGTTTACCTTGCTTGCTGGATAccattttatataaattctCTGTTGGCTGACAGTTCCACATCTGTGTCTATAGTGTGGACTATGTTTGCCTGGCTGATGAACATAAACTCCTCCGTGAACCCATTGATttatgccattttctattcatggttcagagaATCAGTTAAGTATATTATAACCTGTAGAATATTTGAATTCTCATCTTCAAGGATTAATCTGTTTCCAGAACATTTCTAA
- the LOC136674424 gene encoding trace amine-associated receptor 13c-like translates to MFKTNITVLQQNITVQYCFPDHNSSCRRMVKTGPAYIFLIIVLSCVSVCAVFLNLLVIISISHFKQLHTPANLPILSLAMADLFVGLFLMPVKILEIADSCWYFGKVGCAIYPIFNFLFVSASLCSLIFIAVDRYVAVSDPLLYSTRISVCKMSLTIILGWSFSLFYNIVYLHFNDHFLQSRAGCYGECIIFLKHSWIIADLVILFVTPCSVIIISYSIILKIARHQVKVVRAMTNGITNSSETKAVKTMGIVIFVYLACWIPFYVSSLLADSFTSVSIVWTVFAWLMYINSSVNPLIYAIFYSWFRESVKYIVTCRIFEFSSPRINLFPEHF, encoded by the coding sequence ATGTTCAAGACCAATATCACAGTGCTTCAGCAGAACATCACAGTCCAGTACTGCTTTCCTGACCACAACTCATCTTGCAGAAGGATGGTCAAAACAGGCCCAGCttatatatttttgattattGTTCTctcatgtgtatctgtgtgcgctgtgtttctgaacctgctggtgatcatctccatctctcatttcaaacagctccacactccagcCAACCTGCCCATTCTCTCTCTGGCCATGGCAGATTTATTTGTGGGACTGTTTCTAATGCCTGTGAAAATACTGGAAATTGCTGACTCTTGTTGGTATTTTGGAAAAGTGGGGTGCGCTATTTATCCAATATTTAATTTCCTCTTTGTGTCAGCATCTCTCTGTAGCCTCATTTTCATTGCAGTAGATCGGTACGTTGCTGTCAGTGATCCTCTACTTTATTCCACCAGAATCTCAGTGTGTAAAATGTCTTTGACAATAATTCTAGGCTGGTCTTTCAGCCTTTTTTATAATATTGTCTACTTGCACTTTAATGACCATTTCCTTCAGTCTAGGGCAGGATGCTATGGAGAGTGcatcattttcttaaaacacTCATGGATCATCGCTGACCTGGTTATTCTTTTTGTAACCCCTTGCTCtgtaataataatttcatattCCATCATTCTGAAAATTGCAAGACATCAAGTCAAAGTTGTCAGGGCTATGACTAATGGTATCACAAATTCATCTGAAACCAAAGCTGTAAAAACTATGGGAATAGTGATATTTGTTTATCTTGCTTGCTGGATACCATTTTATGTAAGTTCTCTGTTGGCTGACAGTTTCACATCTGTGTCTATAGTGTGGACTGTGTTTGCCTGGCTGATGTACATAAACTCCTCTGTGAACCCACTGATttatgccattttctattcatggttcagagaATCAGTTAAGTATATTGTAACCTGTAGAATATTTGAATTCTCATCTCCAAGGATTAATCTGTTTCCAGAACATTTCTAA
- the LOC136674285 gene encoding trace amine-associated receptor 13c-like has protein sequence MNITEPQQNITIQYCFPENNSSCRKQARPGPAYIFLFIVLSCISVCTVFLNLLVIISISHFKQLHTPTNLIILSLAVADFLVGLLVMPGNIMLLFDSCWYLGKVACYMYPIINGLSLSASVFSLIFIAVDRYIAVSDPLLYSTRISVCKMSMLITLGWSFSLFYNVLYVYFNDHFLESKVRCYGECILFVRYSWVIIDLVTVFATPFSIIIILYFIIFKIAIRQARAVRAATNGISKSQEEKVSNSSETKAAKKLGIVIFVFFTCWIPFYLSSLSVENVTSVSVVWTVFGWLTYINSSVNPLIYAILYSWFRESTMIILRCRIFRSSSSRFNLFQENF, from the coding sequence ATGAACATCACAGAGCCTCAGCAGAACATCACAATCCAGTACTGCTTTCCTGAAAACAACTCATCTTGCAGAAAGCAGGCCCGACCAGGCCctgcttatatatttctgttcattgttctctcatgtatatctgtgtgcactgtatttctgaacctgctggtgatcatctccatctctcacttcaagcagctccatactccaaccaacctgatcatcctctctctggctgtggctgattttcTTGTGGGACTGTTAGTTATGCCAGGGAATATAATGCTACTTTTTGACTCTTGTTGGTACCTCGGAAAAGTGGCGTGTTATATGTATCCAATAATCAATGGCCTCTCACTGTCAGCCTCTGTCTTTAGCCTCATTTTCATTGCAGTAGACCGGTACATTGCTGTCAGTGATCCTCTTCTTTATTCCACTAGAATCTCAGTGTGTAAAATGTCTATGCTCATAACTCTAGGTTGGTCTTTCAGTCTATTTTATAATGTCCTCTATGTGTACTTTAATGACCATTTTCTTGAGTCTAAGGTAAGATGCTATGGGGaatgtattttgtttgtaaGGTACTCCTGGGTCATCATTGATCTGGTCACTGTTTTTGCAACCCCTTTCtctattataataattttatatttcatcatatttaaaATTGCGATACGTCAAGCCAGAGCTGTCAGAGCTGCGACCAATGGTATCTCAAAGAGTCAAGAAGAAAAAGTCTCAAATTCTTCTGAAacaaaagcagcaaaaaaaCTGGGAATTGTGATATTTGTTTTCTTCACTTGCTGGATACCATTTTATTTAAGCTCTCTTTCAGTAGAAAATGTTACATCTGTGTCTGTAGTATGGACTGTGTTTGGCTGGTTGACGTACATTAACTCCTCTGTGAACCCACTAATTTATGCCATTTTATATTCATGGTTCAGAGAATCAACCATGATTATTTTAAGATGTAGAATATTTCGATCTTCATCTTCAAGGTTTAATCTGTTTCAAGAAAATTTCTAA
- the LOC136674289 gene encoding trace amine-associated receptor 13c-like: protein MNITVFQQNITVQYCFPDHNSSCKRMVKTGHAYIFLIVVLSCVSVCTVFLNLLVIISISHFKQLHTPANLPILSLAVADLFVGLFLMPVKILQIADSCWYFGKVGCAIYPIINFLFVSASLCSLIFIAVDRYIAISDPLHYSTIISVCKMSLIIILGWSFSLFYNIIYLHFNDHFLQPRVGCYGECILFLKHSWIIADLVIIFVTPCSVIIISYSIILKIARHQAKAVRAVTNGVTNSSETKAAKTMGIVIFVYLACWIPFYVSSLLAESFTSVSIMWTVFAWLMNMNSSVNPLIYAIFYSWFRESVKYIVTCRIFEFSSSRINLFPEHF, encoded by the coding sequence ATGAATATTACAGTGTTTCAGCAGAACATCACAGTCCAGTACTGCTTTCCTGACCACAACTCATCTTGCAAAAGGATGGTCAAAACAGGCCATGCTTATATATTTTTGATTGTTGTTCTctcatgtgtatctgtgtgcactgtgtttctgaacctgctggtgatcatctccatctctcacttcaagcagcttcACACTCCAGCCAACCTgcccatcctctctctggccGTGGCAGATTTATTTGTGGGACTGTTTCTAATGCCTGTTAAAATACTTCAAATTGCTGACTCTTGTTGGTATTTTGGAAAAGTGGGGTGTGCTATTTATCCAATAATTAATTTCCTCTTTGTGTCAGCATCTCTCTGTAGCCTCATTTTCATTGCAGTAGATCGGTACATTGCTATCAGTGATCCTCTACATTATTCCACCATAATCTCAGTGTGTAAAATGTCTTTAATTATAATTCTAGGCTGGTCTTTCAGccttttttataatattatctACTTGCACTTTAATGACCATTTCCTTCAACCTAGGGTAGGATGCTATGGAGAGTGTATCCTTTTCTTAAAACACTCATGGATCATCGCTGACCTGGTCATTATTTTTGTAACCCCTTGCTCTGTAATAATAATCTCATATTCCATCATTCTGAAAATTGCAAgacatcaagccaaagctgtcAGAGCTGTGACTAATGGTGTCACAAATTCATCTGAAACCAAAGCTGCAAAAACTATGGGGATAGTAATATTTGTTTACCTTGCTTGCTGGATACCATTTTATGTAAGTTCTTTGTTGGCAGAGAGTTTCACATCTGTGTCTATAATGTGGACTGTGTTTGCCTGGCTGATGAACATGAACTCCTCTGTGAACCCACTGATttatgccattttctattcatggttcagggAATCAGTTAAGTATATTGTAACCTGTAGAATATTTGAATTCTCATCTTCAAGGATTAATCTGTTTCCAGAACATTTCTAA